The nucleotide window GCGAGGTTAAAACCTCACCATATTTACACTTGCAAGAACCTCGTCGAGAACTGGATCCTTCTCAGTCGAAGCAGGCGGGCAAGAACCGGATCCTTCTCGGTCGTCACGGCCTCACGGAGCCCCCGCATGTGTAGTACTGGTcatcggcggcggtggccggCATGTCGTTGTGGCACGCCGACGAGCCCGACGGCGGCACGAACCCCCGGGGCAGCATCGCCGAGAACGCCCACGCGCCGGTGCCTCCGCCGCGGTCtgctctcctcctccttcccccgcCGACCGGTCGTCTCCCCGCGCCGTTCTTGGCCACGCTTGCATCATGCAATGGCGTCGTCGCCACGTGGAAGCCCTGCCCCGCCGATGCGCTCGGGGGCCCCGCCGCCGCGATGGCAGGGGAGGAGGACAGCAGAAGAACGacgatgatcagcaccagaacaAGAAGTGGGGGGTGCCGCGCGGCGGTGGAAGAAGCCATAGCCATAACAgcaggaggaagatgaagatagCGCGTGGCGTGGAGGCGTACGTGCATGCGACTGCGAGGAGAAGCTGGCGTCGAGGATGCGGGGCTCTGGTTGCTTTTGATCTTGCTTTTCTTGCAGCAACTTGCGAGATGGTGAGATCTTGCCTGCCTCCCTTATAAGGACGGGTTTTGACCGGCGTGGTTCTCTGAGCCGGGGGGCAGGCATCGCCTTAGATTCAGGCTCGAGTGAATTGAAATATGACAAGAGCTCATAAAACAGAGTCGATTAGACTGAGTTTTTTCCCCTTTACTGCACTCACATTCACAGCGCACGGACACTCATGTTTAAAAAATGGGCATTTCTTTGGATTGGTGTTGTGTTTAGTTCGAATGCCATTCTTCGAATTACCGTAATTTAAAGAAAGTGTACCTCTTGGGTCTTGACTTCCCCTCTTCTATACTTCTCAAAATTCAGTTCAGAATAATTTCTGAAAACTGATAAAACAGCAACATCCAAAATGGTGTCTGCACCCCGGCGTCACGGTCCAGGACTCAAAAGACCACCTTACAGCTAGAACATCTGCCCAGCACATCAACCATGCAAGAGGTTGTTACAGACTGCACAGACGGCAACACAGCGGGTGTGAAGCAGAGCACGGCGAACTACAGCTACAAGGTAGTACAAACAAAGTTATGCTGCAACTCACACTCAAAACGAAGCCTCAGAGCTATGCTGCAGAACAGCAACCACAAACTACGAGTACGAACTAAGCATAACATCAACCAGCCGCGCGCGGCAGGCGCCTATGTCTGTGTTAGATCCAGCTTTGATTCCCAGCCAGCGATCCTGAACACCAGCGTGAATGCGTGATGGTCTGCTATTGTGAAATAATCGTGTGATGGTCCGTTGGTTTGATGACATGACCAAAATTATCAATCAAATGTTTCTTTTCTTCATCGGAAACTACGAACTCTTATTTCTTTTCGACGCGTATTCTTTTGCTAGTCGATGGGTTAAATGTGGAGGGTACCGTATTTCCTAGTACTGTCGACCTAGCATGATGATGACTCCGTCCAGCCATCCAGGAAGGTTGGGCCTGATCTGAGACGAGGTCGGGGTGGGTTGCTAGCCTGGAACGGAACAGCCTCGGCTGCCAGCATCCTCGGGGAACCGGAATCTGAGGAGAAGAATGAATGCTCCAGCTTCATGCCACAGCTGTCGGATTCAAAGCAAAGAAGACGCTGTCCTTTCCTGTCCTGTTCGGACTTGAGAATGGACAGGCGTAGTGTAGTTTTTGGCAGAAGAATGGCACACAGTTGGAGGAGCGGCATCAAAGAGTGAGAGTCATGCTAGGGTTTAGCAAGAAAAGAAAACTACATGGTCGTCAGTCTTAAAAGATGATTTGCCGGCTCAGTCTAGGGATAGGGTGTGTATGCGTATGTTTATAGAGATGAGTGTATGTGCGTATGTATGAGCATGTGCATTTGTACAGTGTTTTTTTATAGAAAAAAGAGCCTTGGCTAACGCTGTAACAGCAACTTGATTCAGAACCTCAACCCGAGTCTGACTAATACAACATGTCTCAGTTCTGCCTTCCTGTGACATCTGCAGAAGGTTGCAAGCTGCCAAGCTGGGCTTGGAGGAGGTTATTTATCAAGTTGATTATAAGGGATTCGAGGGGATCATCAATTCGAAGTGGACGCCGGACCGCATGTACTACGCACGCTGTGCGTACATAGCCCAATTGTTGATAGCTGGTCTGAGATTGCTTATTATTATCACACCGCCCGTGTGGTCGTACATAGCCGAATTTGAAGGGTTCAGTTCACGCGTCTGCATATAATATGTAAATCGAGGACACCGCATGATTTCAGTTTTATGCAGCGGATTTTTTCGAAGGAAACGGTGGACACACTGCAGTGCATGAACAACTTGAGCTTTCATTTATTTTTTCAGTGACGTGTCACTGGATGCAAAGTGTAATTTTTATGATGTTTATTGCATCCTTAAAACTAGGTGATTACCCCACGCGTTACTACCGGATTTTAAAGATTAATTCTGGATAATTTTTATATGAATGAAAAGATCTAATTCAAAAGCTATTATTTTTGAAAGCAATTGTGTGTGAACAAAGATTATGCATTTACACTGAATCATTGGAGATGGAACAATTAAATTGGGCTATACATGTGTTTCAAAATAGTTTTAGCTAATAATAATGTGGCACACTTAATGATGTGACGGACTGCATGTTAAGAAAATTAGAGTTAGCGAAGATATCAAATATTTAGGTATTATAGGTACCTACATCCACATGCAAACCGTTTAAACCAGCGCATAAGCTTCAATGGCGTGTCAAACGGTGATATTGAAAGAAAAAGTTTCATTTCCCCTGCATCGGAATGCATATAACCGTTTAAAGTTTCATTTTCCTATTACTCCCGTCAATCCGAATTAACTGACGTAGCGTCCATACAGTGTCAGTGAGTACTTTCTCCACTCGGTTTTTATAAGGCTCATTTATATTGCCTTAAGTGCACAAACTTATAAAAAAACATCTACAACTTCCTGTAAATACAAAATTGAAAATACTTAATGATAGGactagtagtactccctccattccacaatgtagtgctttGTCTATCCTTGTGtttcaactttgaccataaatttaactatCAAAACCGATTGCGGctggagcaaaaattatatcagtgaattcgtattcgaaagaagtttttaattatatgattttttctctcgtcgcagttggtctcgttggttaaatttatggtcaaagttgaacctcgggaagcgcgggcgcactatattttggaacggagggagtattgaTTTGATACAATGGATGTTGATATTTTCTCGCTAAATTTGGAAAACTTAAACAATTTCGATGGATAAATGAGACTTGTCGAACAAATGACATCCTTAAATAAGAAACAATCAACCGAAAAATTACTAGGCCTCCTTAAGCATGAATCTAAGCAGCAAGAAGCCCGAAACCTAATTTGGCTATAGGGAGCACGTGCTCCTGCACGTGAAAATGTTTTTTGAAATGCCAAAAAATTCCAACAATTTCTTTATGTATTCATAGTCACATCTAAATGCTACCTGTAAATTTTTAGGCAAAAAGTTAAACATTCTGGACTCTGCACAAAAAACAATTTGAACACCTAGTGTCACCCAAGATTATTTTTTCACCCAAATCTAGGCCCTATGGGCCCCACTGGGCctgggcgggccggcggcggggcgggTCTGCGGCGTGACTTCCGGGAGACAGGGGAGCAGCGATGAGCGGCTGGGTGCTGGCGACGCCGACACCGGCCTATTGCAGCATGGCCGGCGAGGCTTAGCGAACCCGTTTTGGGCCTGGCCGGGCCAAGGGTGGCCTGGTATGCCCTGCTGCCCTGGTGGCGCGAGCCTCTCGCATGACGGCGGCGGAGGTGGTTCCCTCCCACTTGGCTTTGGTGCTGCTGCTCCCGTCGCTTGGCACTTTCACTATAAGGGAAAACTCTAGTAGTAGTGCGGGgacccgcgctactgatacggcGCTACAACTaatagttagtagtagcgtggtCTATACCCGCGCTATTATTATTGACTATATCAGCATCGCTTTTACGGAACGTGCTACTATTAAGTAGCTGTAGCGCTTTTCTATCCCCGCTTTACTTCTGTATCTTTTATCATTTTTCTTCCCTGCCCGTTTCAATAAATTGCAGTTTCACATGTACCAGATAACAATATCATTGACCACAATACCATATAATCATACAATAGTCATACAATATCATAAAGCATTATAGATACTCATACATAGTGAACATGCATCCTCACATGAATATAGCATTTATGATAAGCAGTGCTAGATAGTCTAACAGACACACACATATGTAATTCTagctagatgatatcgacgacgatcatcatcctcaagcctgggcggtgggtgttcctgatagtaat belongs to Triticum urartu cultivar G1812 chromosome 7, Tu2.1, whole genome shotgun sequence and includes:
- the LOC125523858 gene encoding uncharacterized protein LOC125523858; translated protein: MHVRLHATRYLHLPPAVMAMASSTAARHPPLLVLVLIIVVLLLSSSPAIAAAGPPSASAGQGFHVATTPLHDASVAKNGAGRRPVGGGRRRRADRGGGTGAWAFSAMLPRGFVPPSGSSACHNDMPATAADDQYYTCGGSVRP